Within the Poecilia reticulata strain Guanapo linkage group LG13, Guppy_female_1.0+MT, whole genome shotgun sequence genome, the region ACATCACACTGTCCTGATGGAGACTCAGGAAGCAGGGCTTGATGTTTCCTCCAGTAGAAGTTTTCTTGCAGTCGAGAGTTAGCATGGACCTCCGTTCTACTTTCTGTTGAGTACGTCATATTCATCTCTTCCTCTCTTGTACTTCAGTGGCTGAAACAGTAATGGCCACAGTGAATTTGGGGACAGCGAGATCAATGATAGGCAAGATAATTACTGGGGTTTTTTCATGTTCTTTGGGGCATTTCTCTAATCAAAGTGCAGTTCTCATAGCCTTTAGTTCAACCTCTCCACCATTCAGTCATTCGTGCTAATAACAGAAGCATTTTGTCATTCATTCTAAGtaattgcatgtttttgcaCATCCATCAATTGTCTCTATAcatttttctactgtttttgcACTTTCCAGCAGAGAAACACAGTCCCTCCAGCATCTACTGGTCCATCCTAGGTCGTCCTGGTGGGATGTACCTTAAACACTTCATCATCACCGAGACAAGGTGGAGGCATCCTAACTAGATGCCAAAGTCTGCTCTCAAAGTGGAGGAGCAGCAGTTCACATCACCCCATCTCTGAAGCAGAGCACAGACGCCCTGCGGAGGAACTCATTTGGGATGATTGTATCTACAATCTCATTGGTTCTGTTACTATCTAGAGTAtatgcagtaaaaatgtgaagCATCAGTTCCATGTCTTCTATTCAGTTAACTCACAAAATACACTAATGCTCGATTTCAAATAGATGTGCAAATAATCTGTGGCTCTGTACTGAGCATTCAGGTATTGTTTTGAGAGGTGAAATGTCATAATATTGGCATTTGCCAGTCTTATTCAGAAACAAGGTGTCTGACTTTTCATTTCCTGATGTCCTTTCATTGACACAAACGCTTTCAGGAATGTATTATCCATTTTGAGCAAGTGACAAACATTTCCAGGTTATCAACTAGGTTTTGCAGTTTGTACTAATTGTTCTGAAAAATTCACCAAAGTACctgaaaaaagtaatattttgaagaaaaaataagccttttcataaatgtttattaatcaGCTCACCTGGTAGCTGGGGTCATTCGGCGCTTCATTAAGAATCAGATTGTGCTTATCAGACCCTGAGGAGGAAATCATAATGATGATAAAACAGTACAAACAATGTCTAACTTGATTAAACTTAAAGTTCTAATACAGTGGACTCAATACTTTGTGGATATAAATTGTTAGTTACGTGAATCTGTGGGTGGATGTCGATTAACTGTACTGTTATCGACTGTTTGACAGCTTGCATAAATGCTGGCATGTTACTTTCACATGTCTGTTATGGAGACTACATCGTTTCAACAATGACATTCAGGGGACTCACTAATGTCcatcaaatgtcaaaatatttttttatgttaatgttttattcaatcaAGAGTttcaaaggtaaacaaaaacaaaaagtcgtTGTTTTATCCCACCAGCCACAATTGCAAAAGTGTTACATCAAGTGATCTGTACATGAAAATGTGCTTAAGTCAGAATTCACCCACAATAGAACAAAATGCCATAAAAACTTTGTTAGttcatgtttaatgttttattttacattaataaagaaaagttACTAATATTTGATGGAAATTAccctcagaaaacacaaaaaatggtATTGGTGTTTTGGTTAAGTAGTGTATTTGTTATATGACAGATGGAAGATAAAAGACAGACAAGTAGACTTTTACTTTTCTTGGTGGCTTTAACTTGACCAGGCCGACCCTGAGAAGCAATCAGATAGACGGCCACTCCAACCACTATTGTAGCCACCACGTCTCCTACTGCCAGGCCCACGATGGAGGCGGTATCAAGCTCTACACAGTTGTCGCAcgctgaaaataaagaaaaatattcttagaTATTGGTGTCTTCACAAATATCCTAAGTATGACAAACTGTAAGTTTCATCTATATTAAAATTTCATggtctaataaaaaaaagcactttcGTCTCAtagtttattaaacaaaaaaacaaaatgtttccaaaagaACTTACTCCGAaattttacaaagatttttgGTCCCTTCTCACAACTGTATTCTCCGGTGTAATGATCACTGTACGTCAGTTGCAACTCTTTGTCCTCCAAACCATTTCCAGAAATACTTTCACCATTCTTGCAAGACAGCTTGATTCCATCTGCAACCTCAATCACTTGTAtctccttttcttttgtgtaaaaaaaaagagaaacatcaaACACAAGCCTGTGCCTTGAGGTAattgtagaaattattttgtatagatgcacaagaaattaaaaagaaaatgttacacTTTTAGGTATAATAGTGTTCTTACCTTGAGCCACAGT harbors:
- the LOC103474821 gene encoding T-cell surface glycoprotein CD3 delta chain, encoding MKYQLLLLSLLAAFSNTVAQEKEIQVIEVADGIKLSCKNGESISGNGLEDKELQLTYSDHYTGEYSCEKGPKIFVKFRTCDNCVELDTASIVGLAVGDVVATIVVGVAVYLIASQGRPGQVKATKKRSDKHNLILNEAPNDPSYQPLKYKRGRDEYDVLNRK